The Brachyspira hyodysenteriae ATCC 27164 sequence TTTTGCATATAAGAAGAAATTAAAAAAAACATATAAATATGATGTTGATAACTATGTTGATATTAACAGATATGAAATAATGAAAAGATAATAAATTTTATAATGAAATTCAGAATTTTCATAAAATGAAAATTTGTTTGCAATGTTAATAGTTTTTTATTGTTTATTAACATCTTATCAACTAATATTATTTTAAATGATGTACTTTAAGAATTTATTTTATCATCATACTTAAAACTAAATACCATAAACAATTTATTTGTTCTTTTGAAATTTTTATAAACATATAATTATTGATTTTTAGATGATTTTAATATAATATTTTCCGATATTTACAAACCTAAAGAAAATGATATGATTAACGATTCAAATAATAATATAAAACTAGGTTCCTTATTTATAACGTTTTCAGCTCTTTCATTTAGTATAATGGAAATAGCAGTAAAAATTTCTGGTTCTAATATACCTGTGATGGAGCAGGTTTTTGTACGTAATTTAATAACATTATTTATAAGTGCCTTTGTTATGATTAGAGATAAAGAAAGGCTATTTCCAAATAAGAGCAATATTTTATCAATAGTATGCCGCTGTATATCAGGATATTTAGGTATTATATCCTATTTTTATGCTACTAATAACATGGTGCTTGCGGATGCTTCAGTGCTTCAAAAAACTTCTCCATTTTGGTCTAGTTTCTTTGCTTTTCTTTTGATAAAAGAAAAGGTTATTAAGATGCAATGGTTTGGAATGATTATTGCTGCAATAGGATCTATATTTATAATAAAGCCTAGTATGAATTCTAATGTTTTTCCTGCTATAGTAGCTCTTTCCGCTGCTATTTTTGCAGGCATTTCATATTCTATAATAGGTTCACTAAAAGGCAAAGAAAGCAACTCTTTGATAATATTTTATTTTTCTTTATTTTCATGTTTATTTTCTTTGTTCTTTGTAAAAAGCTTTGTAATACCAAATTTATTTGAATTATTTCTTCTTTTGCTCATAGGAATATTTGCAGGATTCGGACAATTCTTTTTAACTATAGCATATAAAAAAGCTCCTGTTTCTGCTGTAAGTATATATAATTATACAGGTGTTATATTTTCATATATTTTTAGTGTATTTTTATTTAAAGAAAGGGTAGATATTTATTCTATAATTGGAATGCTGCTTACAATATTTGCCGCTCTATTGGTTTATTTTTATAAAAATAAGATTTATATTAAAAATTAATTTATCACTATATTTTTCTTTTATATTATTATATAATAGATATATAAAATATTTTATTGGAAATAAAAATGGATAATAATATTTCTAAAAACACTATGAAGCTTTTATTAGAGATGCAGCAAAATGAAGTAACAGAACATGCTGTTTATTTAAATCTTGTAAAATTTGTGAAAAAAGAAGACGATAGAAAAATATTAGAGAATATTGCAAAAGAAGAATATGCTCATTCAAAAATATTAGAGAAATATACAAATAAAAAATTGAGACCTCAGAAATTAAAAGTATTAAAATATTTTATATTAAGTTTTATATTAGGATATACATTTGTAATAAAGATAATGGAGGGAGGGGAGAAGAACGCTGAGAATATATATTCAAGAATAGTATCTGAAGTCCCTGATGCCAAAAAGATAGCTTTTGATGAAGATGAGCATGAAAATAAGCTTATATCAATATTAGATGAAGACAGACTAAAATATGCAGGTTCTATGGTTTTGGGTTTAAGCGATGCTTTAGTTGAGATAAGCGGTACATTGGCTGGTTTGAGCTTTGCTTTGCAGAATAATAAATTAGTTGCATTATCTGGAATCATAACAGGTATATCTGCTACATTGTCAATGGCTTCTTCTGAATATTTATCTGCTAAAGCTGAAGGAGATAAAAATGCATTTAAATCATGTTCATATACAGGAATAATGTATTTAATAACAGTAACACTTTTGATATTGCCTTATCTTATTTTTCCAAGCAATCATTATTTATATGCTTTGATAACTATGCTTT is a genomic window containing:
- a CDS encoding VIT1/CCC1 transporter family protein, translated to MDNNISKNTMKLLLEMQQNEVTEHAVYLNLVKFVKKEDDRKILENIAKEEYAHSKILEKYTNKKLRPQKLKVLKYFILSFILGYTFVIKIMEGGEKNAENIYSRIVSEVPDAKKIAFDEDEHENKLISILDEDRLKYAGSMVLGLSDALVEISGTLAGLSFALQNNKLVALSGIITGISATLSMASSEYLSAKAEGDKNAFKSCSYTGIMYLITVTLLILPYLIFPSNHYLYALITMLCIVVLIIFFFTYYISVAKSLPFKKRFFEMAGISLTVAGISFLIGLLVKQFLGIDI
- a CDS encoding DMT family transporter — encoded protein: MINDSNNNIKLGSLFITFSALSFSIMEIAVKISGSNIPVMEQVFVRNLITLFISAFVMIRDKERLFPNKSNILSIVCRCISGYLGIISYFYATNNMVLADASVLQKTSPFWSSFFAFLLIKEKVIKMQWFGMIIAAIGSIFIIKPSMNSNVFPAIVALSAAIFAGISYSIIGSLKGKESNSLIIFYFSLFSCLFSLFFVKSFVIPNLFELFLLLLIGIFAGFGQFFLTIAYKKAPVSAVSIYNYTGVIFSYIFSVFLFKERVDIYSIIGMLLTIFAALLVYFYKNKIYIKN